GGGCCTGCTGCTGGAACAGGAAAAAAACGCCTCCGCGCTCTCGCCGAATGGTCATTCGGCGGGGGCGAGCGATACTGCAAAGCCTGCGCGCAAAACTGCAAAGACTGCCCGGCGCGGCTGAACGCGCCGGAAACCTGGGAGGGTCTACAGGTCTGGGACCTCGTCAGTCGGCTCGGCGGTCAGCTGCGCGTGCTGCCCGGCGCGTTGATTGGCTGGGACATGTCGGCCGCGCTGGCCCTCGGAAATGCGCTCGGCGTGCCGCCGCTGGTCATGGCCGAACTGTTGCCCGCCGTTGAGGCTGTAATGGTGCGCAAGCTGAACGAGGAAATGGCGTCAGGCGGCAGTGAGAGGCGTGATATCTGACACATCGACGGTGTCCCGCGCCCGCGCAAGGTCCCAGGCCCGCTGCAGGTTCATCCAGTATTCAGGCGTCGTGCCGAAGAAGGTCGCGAGCCGCATGGCCGTATCCGCGGTGAGCGACGTCTCGCCCTTTACCAGCCGTTCGATCCGGGTGCGCGGCACGTGCAGGCGCTTCGCCAACCCGATGGCGCTCAGATCGAGCGGCCCGAGGTAGAGCTCTTTCAGAACCTCACCCGGATGCGAGGGATTTGTCATCAGTGTCATGTCGCGCCCTTTCAATGGTAGTCGGTGACCTCGACGTCGGCCGGT
This window of the Roseovarius sp. SCSIO 43702 genome carries:
- a CDS encoding HigA family addiction module antitoxin, whose product is MTLMTNPSHPGEVLKELYLGPLDLSAIGLAKRLHVPRTRIERLVKGETSLTADTAMRLATFFGTTPEYWMNLQRAWDLARARDTVDVSDITPLTAA